A single window of Melospiza georgiana isolate bMelGeo1 chromosome 6, bMelGeo1.pri, whole genome shotgun sequence DNA harbors:
- the LOC131084622 gene encoding protein-L-isoaspartate(D-aspartate) O-methyltransferase-like: MSQLPCGAVLALMGLLFARTMAWTSSGKTHAELVNNLYKKGIVKSQRVFDVLLATDRGHYIKYFPYMDSPQSIGYKATISAPHMHAHALELLKDQLVEGAKALDVGSGSGYLTACFARMIGPTGKAVGVEHIKELVHESIRNVQEDDPTLLSSGRVKLVVGDGRQGYPEEAPYDAIHVGAAAATVPKELLKELKPGGRLIVPVGPEGANQVLMQYDKTSEGHIVETQLMGVIYVPLTDKEKQWPRDDL, encoded by the exons ATGAGCCAGCTGCCGTGCGGCGCCGTGCTGGCACTCATGGGGCTGCTCTTCGCCAGGACCATGGCCTGGACATCCAGCGGGAAAACGCACGCGGAGCTGGTGAACAACCTGTACA aAAAAGGGATCGTTAAGTCTCAGCGTGTCTTTGATGTGTTGTTGGCTACGGACAGAGGTCACTACATCAAGTATTTCCCATACATGGATTCTCCTCAATCCATTG GCTACAAGGCTACGATCAGCGCCCCACACATG cacgCCCACGCGCTGGAGCTGCTCAAGGATCAGCTGGTGGAAGGTGCCAAGGCGCTGGATGTGGGATCTGGGAGCGGATACCTCACGGCCTGCTTCGCCAGGATG ATTGGCCCGACAGGAAAAGCTGTGGGCGTGGAGCACATCAAGGAGCTGGTGCACGAATCCATCCGGAATGTCCAAGAAGATGATCCCACACTGCTCAGCTCCGGCCGCGTGAAGCTCGTGG TTGGAGATGGCAGGCAGGGATACCCTGAGGAGGCTCCTTATGACGCCATCCACGTGGGAGCGGCCGCAGCCACCGTCCCCAAGGAG ctgctgaaggagctgaagccGGGCGGGCGGCTGATCGTGCCCGTGGGGCCCGAGGGGGCGAACCAGGTGCTGATGCAGTATGACAAGACCAGCGAGGGGCACATCGTGGAGACCCAGCTCATGGGCGTCATCTACGTCCCTCTCACAGACAAGGAGAAGCAGTGGCCTCG GGATGACCTCTGA
- the RPUSD2 gene encoding pseudouridylate synthase RPUSD2: MAEPGPGTGRAREEEPDPAGKEEAAPAPKKRRLAGGERYVPPPRKLNPGVSFGAEHFAETSYYFEGGLRKVRPYYFDFRTYCKGRWVGRSLLHVFGTEFRAQPLSYYRAAARAGRLRLNEEPVSDLDIVLKNNDFLRNTVHRHEPPVTAQPIRILAEDEEVVVVDKPSSLPVHPCGRFRHNTVIFILGKEHGLRELHTLHRLDRMTSGVLMFAKTAAVSKRIDEQVRQRQLEKEYVCRVVGEFPEHEVVCEEPILVVSYKVGVCRVDAKGKPCQTLFQRLSYNGSSSVVRCLPRTGRTHQIRVHLQFLGHPILNDPIYNMEAWGPDRGKGGRIGKTDEELLKALVEEHRSKQSLEILGIGEEDLNSAGESKDCGNSGDCTKSDPVNGSSCPAEDERDLERNDVAACPLNTDTNLEPPDKDKELRVCGSQDGQAGEKGWEEKDPLCVECRTSRRDPSPKELVMFLHALRYKGADFEYCSSMPEWAMEDWQE; encoded by the exons ATGGCCGAGCCGGGACCCGGCACCGGCCGAGCCCGGGAGGAGGAACCGGACCCCGCCGGCAAGGAGGAGGCGGCGCCGGCCCCCAAGAAGCGGCGGCTGGCGGGCGGCGAGCGGTACGTGCCGCCGCCGCGGAAGCTGAACCCCGGCGTGAGCTTCGGCGCCGAGCACTTCGCCGAGACCTCGTACTACTTCGAGGGCGGCCTGCGCAAGGTGCGCCCCTACTACTTCGACTTCCGCACCTACTGCAAGGGGCGCTGGGTGGGCCGCAGCCTCCTGCACGTCTTCGGCACCGAGTTCCGAGCGCAGCCCCTCTCCTATTaccgcgccgccgcccgcgccggCCGCCTGCGCCTCAACGAGGAGCCCGTGAGCGACCTGGACATCGTGCTCAAG AACAACGACTTCCTCAGGAACACGGTGCACCGGCACGAGCCGCCGGTCACCGCCCAGCCCATCCGCATCCTGGCCGAGGACgaggaggtggtggtggtggacAAGCCCTCGTCGCTGCCCGTGCACCCCTGCGGCCGGTTCCGGCACAACACCGTCATCTTCATCCTGGGCAAGGAGCACGGCCTGCGGGAGCTGCACACCCTCCACCGCCTGGACCGCATGACCTCGGGCGTGCTCATGTTCGCCAAGACCGCCGCCGTGTCCAAGCGCATCGACGAGCAGGTCCGGCAGAGGCAG ctggagaaggagtACGTGTGCCGGGTGGTGGGGGAGTTCCCGGAGCACGAGGTGGTCTGTGAGGAGCCCATCCTGGTGGTGTCCTACAAGGTGGGCGTGTGCCGCGTGGACGCCAAGGGGAAGCCGTGCCAGACGCTCTTCCAGCGGCTCAGCTACAACGGCAGCAGCAGCGTGGTGCGGTGCCTGCCCCGCACAGGCCGCACGCACCAGATCCGCGTCCACCTGCAGTTCCTGGGACACCCCATCCTCAACGACCCCATCTACAACATGGAGGCCTGGGGACCGGACAGGGGCAAGGGCGGCAGGATCGGCAAGACGGAcgaggagctgctgaaggcGCTGGTAGAGGAGCATCGCTCCAAACAGAGCCTGGAGATCTTGGGTATCGGGGAGGAGGACTTGAACTCTGCTGGGGAAAGTAAAGACTGTGGGAATTCAGGTGACTGCACCAAGTCTGATCCTGTAAATGGGagttcctgccctgctgaggatGAGAGGGATCTGGAGAGGAATGACGTAGCAGCTTGTCCACTGAACACTGATACCAACCTGGAACCGCCTGATAAAGACAAAGAGCTCCGTGTGTGTGGGAGTCAGGATGGGCAGGCAGGGGAGAAGGGCTGGGAAGAGAAGGACCCTTTGTGTGTGGAGTGCAGGACGAGCAGGCGGGACCCCTCTCCCAAGGAGCTGGTGATGTTCCTGCACGCCCTGCGCTACAAGGGCGCCGACTTTGAGTACTGCTCCAGCATGCCCGAGTGGGCCATGGAGGACTGGCAGGAGTGA